From the Platichthys flesus chromosome 6, fPlaFle2.1, whole genome shotgun sequence genome, one window contains:
- the si:dkey-29p10.4 gene encoding E3 ubiquitin/ISG15 ligase TRIM25 encodes MGNLLDTPTSCPLCSELTMEPVTLKCNHRFCQRCIGDLWSVTPDGPYHCPEWRCKTVYSTLPFDRSLMSSPGRWAAGTSNNDEQNKLDAALKRPSLSSRLLGKRKASTPAPEQPATKRSTVESPCERPIDLKMPTASISDNSKRSTGLETSEKKVRPESTQTESGDGPSSSDKSDSKAAPASDALRDASNQQSQRKAEVVTLVDSDSSDEVDICEAPPLTTPKRDTLVTGSHASPKTPASPANLDSIPGFSQPEKDKSPVPHVKPPLIFTKHPAASGSSSNVGVFYTTESKYSSPVPCHYCPKTVYQSAVKTCLVCGASMCSEHLRPHLDSPVFQNHTLVPPVEDISPWRCQEHQEINRIYCRQCVVCVCTVCTVIGSHRGHVCISIREAERELRGNLKEEIKQLQDAEQQVESRVTELKQKKETSRVVLSEARKGVQQQYEAIREALEQEEQSTLQCVLKEESRVLGGLEAKLSLLSSNLLSIQQGLHTLEELADAKGDQRVQEQAFIMEYSKVTQLGSNLGRCLQQSEAPEEVDQARLKCLQSWTEKRLDTVTLTVPGEDGDLYRLLYGTVLILDADTAHSKLQLSNSNRKVTYSETQQIYMEHEARFSSFPQVLASSALEGGRWYWEVSVPVDEGRWKVGLSEGQIERKGQRDNSRLGFNSFSWCVACDRRKVEAVHNKVSVPLDVDKLQRVGVFLDFEEGILSFFNVTPGGSLVLMHSYQHRFSDALYPAFSVSKTQLTICDLFQT; translated from the exons ATGGGGAACTTGCTGGACACCCCGACGAGCTGCCCGCTGTGCAGCGAGCTGACCATGGAGCCCGTCACCCTGAAGTGTAACCACCGCTTCTGTCAGCGGTGCATCGGGGACCTGTGGAGCGTCACACCGGACGGGCCGTACCACTGTCCGGAGTGGAGGTGTAAGACCGTGTACAGCACTCTGCCGTTCGACCGCAGCCTGATGTCCTCCCCGGGCCGATGGGCTGCAG GCACATCCAATAATGATGAGCAGAACAAACTCGACGCAGCGTTGAAGCGGCCCTCCCTCTCCAGCAGACTCCTGGGGAAGAGAAAGGCCAGCACCCCTGCACCAGAGCAACCTGCCACGAAGCGATCGACTGTGGAATCTCCCTGTGAGCGCCCCATCGACCTCAAGATGCCCACCGCTTCCATTTCAGACAATTCTAAGCGGTCTACTGGTCTGGAGACATCTGAGAAAAAAGTGCGCCCAGAATCGACACAGACGGAGAGCGGTGATGGCCCATCCTCAAGTGACAAGTCTGACAGCAAGGCAGCACCTGCAAGTGATGCGCTACGAGACGCCTCAAACCAGCAGAGTCAGCGTAAAGCAGAGGTCGTCACATTGGTTGACTCTGACAGCTCGGATGAAGTCGACATATGTGAGGCACCTCCTCTTACAACCCCAAAAAGAGACACACTAGTGACAGGAAGTCACGCATCACCAAAGACACCGGCCTCACCTGCCAACTTGGATTCAATTCCTGGGTTCTCACAGCCTGAAAAAGATAAGTCTCCTGTACCTCACGTCAAGCCACCTCTGATATTCACCAAACATCCGGCTGCTTCAGGATCTTCAAGCAATGTTGGTGTCTTTTACACAACGGAGAGCAAATATTCCAGCCCTGTGCCGTGCCATTACTGCCCCAAAACGGTGTATCAGTCTGCTGTGAAGACCTGTCTAGTGTGTGGAGCTTCCATGTGTTCAGAGCACCTGCGCCCCCACCTGGACTCCCCAGTGTTTCAGAATCACACCCTGGTTCCTCCAGTGGAGGACATTTCTCCCTGGAGGTGCCAGGAGCACCAGGAGATAAACCGGATCTACTGTCGgcagtgtgtagtgtgtgtgtgcacggtgtGTACGGTCATAGGCTCACACCGCGGCCATGTCTGCATCAGCATccgggaggcagagagagagctcaGG GGCAACCTGAAAGAAGAGATCAAACAACTGCAGGACGCCGAACAGCAAGTGGAGAGCAGAGTGACTGAACTTAAGCAGAAGAAAGAGACGTCCCGA GTGGTTTTAAGTGAGGCACGAAAAGGAGTGCAGCAGCAGTACGAAGCCATCCGAGAGGccctggagcaggaggagcagtcAACTCTTCAGTGTGTGctgaaggaggagagcagggtTCTGGGGGGACTAGAGGCCAAactcagcctcctcagcagcaACCTGCTCTCCATCCAGCAGGGCCTCCACACCCTGGAGGAGCTGGCTGATGCCAAGGGAGACCAACGCGTTCAGGAGCAGGCCTTCATTATG GAGTACAGCAAAGTGACCCAACT CGGCAGTAACTTGGGACGCTGTTTGCAGCAGTCGGAGGCTCCAGAAGAAGTGGATCAGGCCCGGCTGAAGTGTTTGCAGAGCTGGACCGAGAAGCGTCTGGACACCGTCACCCTCACCGTGCCTGGGGAAGACGGAGACCTCTACAGACTGCTCT ATGGTACCGTCCTCATCCTGGATGCAGATACAGCTCATTCCAAGCTGCAGCTGTCAAACAGCAACAGGAAGGTGACGTACAGCGAGACGCAGCAGATCTACATGGAGCACGAAGCTCGATTCAGCTCCTTCCCGCAAGTCCTGGCCTCCTCGGCCCTGGAAGGGGGCCGCTGGTACTGGGAAGTGAGCGTGCCTGTGGACGAGGGTCGATGGAAGGTGGGGCTGAGCGAGGGGCAGATAGAGAGGAAGGGCCAAAGGGACAACTCTCGTCTGGGCTTCAACAGCTTCTCCTGGTGCGTCGCCTGCGACCGGAGGAAGGTGGAAGCCGTGCACAACAAGGTGTCTGTTCCTCTGGACGTAGACAAGCTGCAGAGGGTGGGAGTGTTCCTCGACTTTGAGGAGGGTATTTTATCATTCTTTAATGtgacaccagggggcagtctAGTATTAATGCATTCCTATCAGCACAGGTTTTCTGATGCTCTTTACCCAGCGTTCTCTGTGTCAAAAACACAGCTGACGATCTGTGATCTGTTCCAGACATAA